In one Zobellia galactanivorans genomic region, the following are encoded:
- a CDS encoding metallophosphoesterase has protein sequence MSSNTRLSRAYQSAKTVPFDDDSKFILFSDCHRGDNSFADDFANNRNIYYHALNFYYKEGFDYCEIGDGDELWENRFFESIFEAHKNVYGLLRKFHLSGRLHMIWGNHDMVYKDPEYVKKNLGSYFEPIDGESKELFEGITYHEGIILKHRTTQQEIFLTHGHQADWWNYTFWRWSRFLVRVLWKPLQVWGIADPTSPAKNYKELIKMERRIKRWILKNQLKITIVGHTHRPRFPEPGDIPFFNDGSCVHPRSITGIEIEKGHISLIKWQISTTDDGTLRVVRVLLEGPQKLTDYQKVKA, from the coding sequence ATGTCGTCGAATACCCGGTTATCCAGAGCGTACCAAAGTGCCAAAACGGTACCTTTTGACGATGACTCTAAGTTTATTCTCTTCAGTGATTGCCATAGGGGCGACAATAGTTTTGCCGATGACTTCGCCAACAACCGGAATATCTATTACCACGCACTTAATTTCTACTATAAGGAAGGCTTCGACTACTGCGAAATAGGAGATGGTGACGAGCTTTGGGAAAACCGGTTTTTCGAATCTATTTTCGAGGCCCACAAAAACGTTTACGGCCTATTGCGAAAATTCCATTTATCCGGCAGGCTGCATATGATATGGGGCAACCACGACATGGTCTATAAAGACCCCGAATATGTAAAAAAGAACCTAGGCAGTTATTTCGAACCCATTGATGGCGAATCTAAGGAGCTCTTTGAAGGTATTACCTACCACGAAGGAATCATTCTAAAACACAGGACCACCCAACAGGAAATTTTCTTGACCCATGGCCATCAGGCCGATTGGTGGAACTACACGTTTTGGCGTTGGAGCCGATTTTTAGTACGTGTACTCTGGAAGCCCCTTCAAGTATGGGGCATTGCCGACCCTACAAGCCCGGCAAAAAACTACAAGGAACTCATTAAGATGGAACGCCGCATTAAGCGGTGGATACTGAAGAACCAGTTAAAGATCACCATTGTAGGACATACCCATAGGCCTCGTTTCCCAGAACCGGGCGACATTCCGTTTTTTAACGATGGTAGCTGTGTACACCCCCGTAGCATCACGGGCATTGAAATCGAAAAAGGCCACATTTCACTGATCAAGTGGCAAATTTCCACTACCGACGATGGCACCCTACGGGTGGTCAGGGTTTTATTGGAAGGCCCACAAAAGCTGACCGATTACCAAAAAGTAAAAGCTTAG